In Janibacter cremeus, a genomic segment contains:
- a CDS encoding HIT family protein, translating into MPERACQFCAIIRGEQPAEVVLDRPDVVAFLDRRPLFKGHVLVLPREHVVTLTDLPDELLEPVFAAVRLVAETVRVALGSTGSFVAMNNTVSQSVPHLHVHVVPRTKGDGLRGFFWPRVNYADGEMSEYADRLRAVLQGADASRPGERERSALTSSARHARQDSS; encoded by the coding sequence GTGCCGGAGCGTGCCTGCCAGTTCTGCGCGATCATCCGCGGCGAGCAGCCCGCGGAGGTCGTGCTGGACAGGCCTGACGTCGTGGCGTTCCTGGACCGGCGGCCGCTGTTCAAGGGGCACGTTTTGGTTCTGCCGCGCGAGCACGTGGTCACCCTCACCGACCTTCCTGACGAGTTGCTCGAGCCCGTGTTCGCCGCGGTCCGGCTCGTGGCGGAGACGGTCCGGGTGGCGCTGGGCAGCACCGGTTCGTTTGTCGCCATGAACAACACGGTGAGCCAGTCCGTGCCTCACCTGCACGTGCACGTCGTGCCCCGCACCAAGGGCGACGGGCTGCGCGGCTTCTTCTGGCCGCGTGTGAATTACGCGGACGGTGAGATGAGTGAGTATGCCGACCGGTTGCGTGCGGTGCTGCAGGGCGCTGACGCCAGCCGCCCCGGCGAGCGGGAGCGATCAGCGCTGACCAGTAGTGCACGCCACGCGCGCCAGGACTCGTCGTGA
- a CDS encoding endonuclease/exonuclease/phosphatase family protein, with protein MPDPVAADLAGLRAALDDQVVPRTEDNLLIGTWNIRALGGYTNRWTAGAGDSPKRDWHAMSGICEVIRRFDVTAIQETRRDTRALFAILSLLGEDYRVIASDVTEGNQGNAERLAFVYDSTRVQPSGLVGEIVLPPLAEGEVKQFARTPYAAGFVRHGVEFILTTVHVLWGQRPADRLPELTAFAEWMRNWADRPKDWNRNLMVLGDFNIDRHDDPLWRAFFATGLYPPAVLHGVPRTIFGDNHKRHFYDQISWFTPTLSNGRTVSRLEGLEFNNVGGNVDFLPHVLTGSGLDRTQMSWRISDHYPLWLEFRITE; from the coding sequence ATGCCAGACCCCGTAGCGGCGGACCTGGCCGGGCTGCGGGCTGCACTGGATGACCAGGTCGTGCCCAGGACCGAGGACAACCTGCTGATCGGCACGTGGAACATCAGAGCGTTGGGCGGGTACACCAACCGGTGGACGGCTGGCGCCGGGGACAGTCCGAAACGCGACTGGCACGCAATGTCAGGGATCTGCGAGGTGATCAGGCGATTCGATGTGACGGCGATCCAGGAGACGAGGCGGGACACGCGGGCGTTGTTTGCCATCTTGTCGCTGCTGGGCGAGGACTACCGGGTCATCGCCTCGGACGTGACCGAGGGGAACCAGGGCAACGCCGAGCGGTTGGCCTTTGTCTACGACAGCACGCGGGTGCAGCCCTCAGGGCTGGTCGGGGAGATCGTGTTGCCCCCGCTGGCTGAGGGAGAGGTCAAGCAGTTCGCGCGCACGCCCTACGCCGCCGGATTCGTACGCCACGGCGTGGAGTTCATCCTGACGACCGTGCACGTGCTGTGGGGGCAACGGCCCGCTGACCGACTACCCGAGCTGACCGCGTTCGCCGAGTGGATGCGCAACTGGGCCGACCGCCCGAAGGACTGGAACCGCAATCTCATGGTGCTCGGTGACTTCAACATCGACCGGCACGACGACCCACTGTGGCGGGCCTTCTTTGCGACCGGGCTCTACCCGCCGGCGGTGCTGCACGGCGTGCCACGAACGATCTTCGGCGACAACCACAAGCGGCACTTCTATGACCAGATCTCGTGGTTCACGCCGACGCTCTCGAATGGTCGGACAGTCTCCCGGCTGGAGGGCCTCGAGTTCAACAACGTCGGCGGCAACGTTGACTTCCTCCCGCACGTGCTCACCGGCTCCGGGCTGGATCGCACGCAAATGTCCTGGCGGATCAGCGACCACTACCCGCTGTGGCTGGAGTTCCGCATCACCGAATAG
- a CDS encoding SufE family protein: MNAETAPNGRALPAALAQVIEDFNDLEIPDRLQLLLEFSDELPALPPRYAEHPELLEPVPECQSPIFLATEVDGDHEGATVHLHFSAPPEAPTTRGFAGILHEGLDGLGAAELLAVPMDVPEQLGLGEAVSPLRLRGMGGMLARIKRQVREKIGQDHPPTNSA; encoded by the coding sequence ATGAACGCAGAGACGGCACCCAACGGGCGGGCCCTGCCTGCGGCACTGGCCCAGGTGATCGAGGACTTCAACGACCTCGAGATCCCCGATCGCCTACAGCTGTTGCTGGAGTTCAGCGACGAGTTGCCGGCGCTGCCGCCGCGCTACGCCGAGCACCCGGAGCTGCTCGAGCCGGTACCGGAATGTCAGTCACCGATCTTCCTAGCCACCGAGGTCGACGGCGACCACGAGGGCGCCACTGTGCACCTGCACTTCTCTGCTCCCCCGGAGGCACCGACAACCCGTGGTTTTGCGGGCATCCTGCACGAGGGACTCGACGGACTCGGTGCTGCCGAGCTGCTCGCCGTACCGATGGACGTCCCGGAGCAGCTGGGGCTGGGTGAGGCGGTCTCACCGCTGCGACTGCGCGGTATGGGCGGCATGCTCGCCCGGATCAAGCGTCAGGTGCGGGAGAAGATCGGGCAGGACCATCCACCGACGAACTCAGCCTGA
- a CDS encoding gluconate 2-dehydrogenase subunit 3 family protein, whose translation MIDKDRGEHLPNRRPDRQPPHPSWLPRQRRGTTPQMIGRYPDFDVLETVDTWDAATKEVVLARLDEPGPLRFFTDDEEPTLRALCDACTAQDREPRVPVAETVDAKLADGQLDGFQYADMPDDRDAWRLVLAGLDESARERGASPFAETDDDTRHEIIDELSQGTLSGGTWDRLNVSRAWSVCMRAILSAFYSHPWAWNEIGFGGPAYPRGFMRRGTLGSREPFETPGASSEDAARVVQQRPQEFG comes from the coding sequence ATGATCGACAAGGACCGTGGGGAGCACCTGCCCAACCGGCGCCCCGACCGCCAGCCACCCCACCCGTCGTGGCTACCACGGCAGCGCCGTGGCACCACGCCCCAGATGATCGGTCGCTACCCGGACTTCGACGTCCTCGAGACGGTCGACACCTGGGACGCGGCGACGAAGGAGGTCGTCCTCGCCCGGCTCGACGAGCCCGGCCCGCTGCGCTTCTTCACCGACGACGAGGAGCCGACGCTGCGAGCCCTGTGCGACGCGTGCACCGCCCAGGACCGCGAGCCGCGGGTGCCCGTGGCCGAGACGGTGGACGCCAAGCTGGCCGACGGGCAACTCGACGGCTTCCAGTACGCCGACATGCCCGACGACCGGGACGCCTGGCGCCTGGTGCTGGCAGGTCTGGACGAGAGCGCCCGCGAGCGCGGCGCGTCCCCCTTCGCCGAGACCGACGACGACACCCGGCACGAGATCATCGACGAGCTCTCCCAAGGCACCCTGAGCGGAGGGACGTGGGACCGGCTGAACGTCTCCCGGGCCTGGTCGGTGTGCATGCGCGCGATCCTCTCCGCCTTCTACTCCCACCCGTGGGCGTGGAACGAGATCGGCTTCGGCGGACCGGCCTACCCCCGCGGCTTCATGCGGCGCGGCACGCTCGGCAGCCGCGAGCCCTTCGAGACCCCCGGGGCCAGCTCCGAGGACGCCGCCCGCGTGGTCCAACAGCGCCCCCAGGAGTTCGGATGA
- a CDS encoding patatin-like phospholipase family protein — protein MDEYIEVNEVAGGRPEYRLNRVQMERRGRGRSIATTFMLFVALLVLQLPLRRVADGAWEVAFVASRTVDLPVVVVAARLSLLVDLVMIGVYLALTWRSLELMWAWERRSKLRRVAYAAAIAVVIGAVMDLAEDVVLWIETGAPDWQGDLSVPWTGWMRWFVCAGLVVVLLVALDSWRRWGKPPLDTGDGAEKGEEDGTDEAEKDQLHRIICCSGGGVRSAAFCLGGLQELTDRGLYADTDHVIGVSGGGYIAAAYHTVRWHSGDSDDDANWEEMTPPAFAPGTPEVQRLRRNSSYLLDSGNSALQGLLSLLFGIVVNLVLLTAVLGATAWLLGWYLVASGGLSGWHTATAASLEFTFGPWQEALWIWLVPAFGVALFVLERVVEKYLTIPFDKRMPIRRLSGALITYGTLLTLLLLGVPTALEWMHNFAASSGSAAANLLHALGFVPNDVCIEQLKQGTPKKPATACGVTSTMSLTTGVAAGELGGRASAPWVSVGGAMAVLTAVLAVARSARGALGGDGAPGAGRGAGLGALLAKVWLKVKDVVLPWAATVTIAVVLLVLLLRWTAGLVAVPEMLASWDLALGFLATLLALRLLTDVNRTSLHHFYRERLSFAFIVQRSTKAAGPLSYRKSLRFSQSRPPETRPGPRLVACAVANINDPGVVPVNRGCAPFVFDDTQIGLTDQQLPSGVALTPSAFYEYAADRRFRDATIPAAMAMSGAAFSPLAGRQNKRLNPYRLVLALANARLGVWLPNPLWIDNLATVRRLVRTRNEPETLRAWPDLSPTERKLLVKDYLNRPDQRWLWDLLPDPGTTKGNDPRFVRPPEWQQPEPQVGGAPLWLSLRVAVYRLANAVIGAQSKPGPSRLLKEAVGRTSIYDRKLYITDGGHYDNLGLVEALRRRPKEIIVLDASADPEDTFRALGEAIATARMDLNCEVTFDPRSMRRLTAERSTAAWGNGHYRFDDDNTEGVIRMVKVIMVEGLPWDVEAYSGNNPKFPRTGTGDQLYDEFDLEAYRILGREVTKKLIANPPPKRTGRLAYWRKVGACIRGVPQ, from the coding sequence ATGGACGAGTACATCGAAGTCAACGAGGTGGCCGGGGGAAGGCCGGAGTACCGGCTCAACCGCGTGCAGATGGAGCGCCGTGGTCGGGGGCGGTCCATCGCGACGACGTTCATGCTGTTTGTGGCGCTATTGGTGCTGCAGTTGCCGTTGCGTCGGGTTGCTGACGGCGCGTGGGAGGTGGCCTTCGTCGCGTCACGAACGGTTGATCTACCGGTCGTGGTCGTCGCCGCTCGGTTGAGTTTGCTGGTCGATCTGGTGATGATCGGTGTCTACTTGGCTTTGACGTGGCGGTCGCTGGAGCTGATGTGGGCGTGGGAGCGACGCTCCAAGTTGAGACGCGTTGCCTACGCCGCCGCAATTGCGGTTGTCATCGGAGCGGTCATGGACCTCGCTGAGGATGTTGTGCTGTGGATTGAGACCGGTGCTCCAGACTGGCAAGGGGATTTGTCAGTTCCGTGGACTGGCTGGATGCGCTGGTTCGTCTGCGCCGGTCTCGTCGTGGTGCTACTCGTCGCGCTGGACTCGTGGCGGCGGTGGGGCAAACCCCCGCTTGACACGGGGGATGGGGCCGAGAAGGGCGAGGAAGACGGGACAGACGAGGCAGAGAAGGATCAGCTGCACCGGATCATTTGCTGCTCAGGTGGCGGGGTGCGCTCGGCCGCGTTCTGCCTCGGCGGGCTGCAGGAGCTGACTGACAGGGGGCTCTACGCCGACACCGATCACGTGATCGGTGTCAGTGGCGGTGGGTATATCGCCGCGGCCTACCACACCGTGCGCTGGCACTCGGGTGACAGCGATGACGATGCCAATTGGGAGGAAATGACCCCTCCGGCGTTCGCGCCGGGCACCCCGGAGGTGCAACGACTGCGCCGCAACAGTAGCTACCTGCTCGACTCCGGGAACAGCGCCCTGCAGGGTTTGCTGTCGCTGCTCTTCGGAATCGTCGTCAACCTGGTGTTGTTGACCGCGGTCCTCGGCGCTACTGCGTGGCTTCTCGGGTGGTACCTCGTCGCCTCGGGCGGGCTGTCCGGCTGGCACACGGCGACTGCCGCGAGTTTGGAGTTCACGTTCGGACCTTGGCAGGAGGCGCTGTGGATATGGCTGGTGCCCGCATTCGGCGTGGCGCTGTTTGTCCTCGAAAGGGTGGTGGAGAAGTACCTGACCATCCCCTTCGACAAGCGGATGCCGATCCGGCGGCTCAGCGGAGCGCTCATCACGTACGGCACGCTGCTCACGTTGCTGTTGCTGGGAGTGCCCACTGCCCTTGAGTGGATGCACAACTTCGCGGCCAGCAGCGGATCGGCGGCGGCCAACCTCTTGCACGCCCTTGGTTTCGTGCCCAACGACGTGTGCATCGAACAACTCAAGCAGGGCACGCCCAAGAAACCTGCCACCGCCTGTGGGGTGACTTCCACCATGTCGCTGACGACGGGCGTGGCAGCAGGCGAGCTGGGGGGCCGTGCCTCGGCCCCGTGGGTGTCGGTCGGCGGTGCAATGGCGGTGCTGACCGCTGTCCTGGCCGTGGCCAGGTCCGCCCGCGGCGCGCTCGGGGGCGACGGAGCCCCGGGGGCGGGTCGAGGTGCGGGCCTCGGTGCCCTGCTCGCCAAGGTCTGGTTGAAGGTCAAGGACGTCGTGCTCCCTTGGGCCGCAACCGTCACCATCGCCGTCGTGTTGCTCGTCCTGCTGCTGCGCTGGACGGCCGGGTTGGTCGCTGTGCCGGAGATGCTGGCCTCATGGGACCTCGCTCTTGGGTTCCTCGCCACCCTCCTCGCTCTCCGGCTACTCACGGACGTGAACAGGACCTCGCTGCACCACTTCTACCGGGAGCGGTTGTCGTTCGCGTTCATTGTGCAGCGTTCCACGAAGGCCGCTGGGCCGCTGTCGTACAGGAAGTCGTTGCGGTTCTCGCAGTCGCGGCCTCCGGAAACGAGGCCGGGTCCGCGGCTGGTTGCGTGTGCAGTAGCCAATATCAACGATCCCGGCGTGGTGCCGGTCAACCGTGGCTGTGCGCCCTTCGTTTTCGACGACACGCAAATCGGTCTGACCGACCAGCAACTGCCCTCGGGAGTGGCACTGACCCCGAGCGCGTTCTATGAGTACGCCGCCGACCGGAGGTTCCGTGACGCGACCATCCCGGCGGCCATGGCGATGAGCGGTGCGGCGTTCTCGCCGCTGGCCGGACGGCAGAACAAAAGGCTGAATCCCTACCGGCTGGTGCTGGCACTTGCGAACGCCCGCCTGGGCGTGTGGCTACCCAATCCGCTGTGGATCGACAACCTCGCTACCGTGCGACGACTGGTGCGGACCCGCAACGAACCGGAGACGCTGCGGGCCTGGCCCGACCTGTCGCCAACCGAACGCAAGCTACTCGTCAAGGATTATCTGAACAGGCCTGACCAGAGGTGGCTGTGGGACCTCCTGCCTGATCCCGGGACAACGAAGGGAAATGATCCCCGCTTCGTGCGACCCCCGGAATGGCAGCAGCCGGAACCACAGGTGGGCGGCGCGCCGTTGTGGCTGTCGTTGCGGGTGGCCGTCTACCGGCTCGCCAACGCTGTGATCGGCGCTCAATCCAAACCGGGTCCGAGCCGGCTACTGAAGGAGGCCGTGGGCAGAACGTCCATCTACGACCGGAAGCTCTACATCACCGACGGCGGCCACTACGACAACCTCGGCCTCGTCGAGGCGCTACGACGCCGCCCGAAGGAAATCATCGTTCTCGACGCATCCGCCGACCCCGAGGACACCTTCAGGGCCCTCGGCGAGGCGATCGCCACAGCACGGATGGACCTCAACTGTGAGGTCACCTTCGACCCACGCTCAATGCGCCGGCTGACGGCGGAACGCTCGACCGCCGCGTGGGGCAACGGTCACTACCGCTTCGACGATGACAACACGGAGGGCGTCATCCGGATGGTCAAGGTGATCATGGTGGAGGGGCTCCCGTGGGACGTGGAGGCCTACTCCGGGAACAACCCCAAGTTCCCCCGGACCGGTACCGGTGACCAGCTCTACGACGAGTTCGATCTCGAGGCCTACCGGATCCTGGGCCGCGAAGTCACCAAAAAACTCATCGCCAACCCCCCGCCGAAGCGGACGGGTCGACTTGCTTACTGGCGGAAAGTCGGCGCCTGCATACGCGGCGTACCGCAGTAG
- a CDS encoding arylsulfatase, which yields MSGSSTSSPGAPQGVLPYAEQKYRGAVGTSYLDSDPAEFPAPLRAPEGAPNVLLVLLDDAGFGQFSVAGGGVPSPNMEALAKDSVMFTRFHTTAVCSPTRAALLTGRNHHVAGTGNITEVATGYDGYTGIIPKDTATIGEILRQNGYITAWFGKNHNTPIYETSMTGPFNHWPNGLGFDFFYGFMAGDTNQIRPYLFENQTPVGTPTDPDYYLSVDLADRTIEWLRGVESVQPDKPWFAYLAPGATHAPHQAPKELIDQFKGQFSGGWDVYREQTLQRQKRMGLVPEDADLSARPASMPAWDSLDADQRRLYERMMEVFAAFGLHIDQQVGRVLDHVATLPDADNTLIFYIVGDNGASAEGGFDGTLNENAFFNAYLMKTEEMLDRIDEIGTEYHFNHFPAGWAHAMDTPFPWTKQAASHLGGTRNPMLVKWPARFLAGGETRTQFTHVIDVAATILEAAGIEEPRSVNGTAQTPIQGHSFLDALTDADAPEHRTSQYFEIFANRGMYKDGWWAGCLAFEPWQAVRGSFDPLTARWELYNLEEDFSQAHDLAAEHPAKLEELKALWWAQAAANKALPLDWRGAERFSSEMTGKPNLASGRTRFVYPGPLAGLPEASAPDLKNKSFTLSASVQIDDGASGMIFSQGGNTGGWAFYLLNGTMVFAHNYLDVERYIVRSDDVIGAGAHELTAEFTYKGGHDYGQNGAVVLFVDGREAGTGTIEQTTPMKYSLSENQDIGTNTGTAVTGEYTSPFDFEGDLTQVIVELGV from the coding sequence ATGAGCGGTTCATCCACGTCATCGCCGGGAGCACCTCAGGGCGTCCTGCCCTACGCCGAGCAGAAGTATCGCGGCGCCGTCGGAACGAGCTACCTGGATTCCGACCCTGCCGAGTTTCCCGCGCCACTGCGCGCTCCGGAGGGGGCACCCAACGTGTTGTTGGTGCTGTTGGATGATGCTGGTTTCGGACAGTTCTCCGTCGCCGGCGGGGGTGTTCCGTCACCGAACATGGAAGCTCTGGCCAAAGATTCAGTGATGTTCACGCGTTTTCACACCACGGCCGTGTGCTCGCCTACCCGGGCCGCGTTGCTGACCGGCCGCAACCACCATGTGGCGGGCACGGGGAATATCACCGAGGTCGCGACCGGCTATGACGGCTACACCGGGATCATTCCGAAGGACACTGCCACGATCGGTGAGATCCTTCGCCAAAACGGGTACATCACCGCGTGGTTCGGCAAGAATCACAACACTCCGATCTACGAGACCAGTATGACGGGCCCTTTCAACCACTGGCCCAACGGTCTCGGCTTCGACTTCTTCTACGGGTTCATGGCGGGTGACACGAACCAGATCCGTCCGTATCTCTTCGAGAATCAGACACCGGTGGGAACACCAACCGATCCCGACTACTACCTGAGCGTCGATCTGGCCGACCGCACGATCGAGTGGCTTCGCGGCGTCGAATCGGTCCAGCCGGACAAGCCGTGGTTCGCGTACTTGGCACCGGGGGCGACGCATGCTCCCCATCAGGCGCCGAAAGAACTGATCGATCAGTTCAAGGGGCAGTTCTCCGGGGGGTGGGACGTCTACCGCGAACAGACGCTCCAGCGTCAGAAGCGCATGGGACTCGTGCCCGAGGATGCCGATCTGTCGGCTCGACCAGCCAGCATGCCTGCATGGGACTCGCTGGACGCCGACCAGAGGCGTCTGTACGAACGCATGATGGAGGTCTTCGCGGCGTTCGGCCTGCACATCGATCAGCAGGTCGGACGTGTGCTGGACCACGTGGCAACCCTGCCGGATGCCGACAACACGTTGATCTTCTACATCGTCGGCGACAACGGCGCATCCGCTGAGGGCGGGTTCGACGGCACCTTGAACGAGAACGCGTTCTTCAACGCCTACCTCATGAAAACGGAAGAGATGCTCGACCGGATCGATGAGATCGGAACGGAGTACCACTTCAACCACTTCCCCGCAGGTTGGGCCCACGCGATGGATACACCGTTCCCGTGGACCAAGCAGGCGGCCAGCCACCTCGGCGGCACCCGCAACCCCATGCTCGTGAAGTGGCCGGCGCGATTCCTGGCCGGTGGCGAGACCCGCACACAATTCACGCACGTCATCGACGTCGCCGCGACGATCCTGGAAGCGGCGGGTATCGAGGAGCCACGCAGTGTCAACGGCACCGCCCAGACACCGATCCAGGGACACAGTTTCCTGGACGCTCTCACCGACGCAGACGCTCCCGAGCATCGCACCAGCCAGTACTTCGAGATCTTCGCCAACCGCGGCATGTACAAGGACGGCTGGTGGGCTGGATGCCTCGCCTTCGAGCCCTGGCAGGCCGTGCGGGGCTCCTTCGATCCGTTGACGGCGCGATGGGAGCTCTACAACCTGGAAGAGGACTTCTCCCAAGCCCACGACCTTGCCGCGGAGCATCCCGCGAAGCTGGAAGAGCTGAAGGCACTGTGGTGGGCCCAGGCCGCAGCCAACAAGGCGCTCCCTCTTGACTGGCGCGGTGCGGAGCGATTCAGCTCCGAGATGACAGGCAAACCCAATCTCGCGTCAGGACGCACACGGTTCGTCTACCCCGGCCCTCTCGCCGGTCTCCCCGAAGCGTCCGCACCCGATCTGAAGAACAAATCGTTCACCCTCAGCGCGAGCGTGCAGATCGATGACGGTGCCAGCGGAATGATCTTCAGCCAAGGCGGCAACACCGGCGGGTGGGCCTTCTACCTCTTGAACGGAACGATGGTCTTCGCGCACAACTACCTCGACGTCGAGCGCTACATCGTACGAAGCGACGACGTCATCGGTGCGGGAGCGCACGAACTGACCGCCGAGTTCACCTACAAGGGCGGACACGACTACGGCCAGAATGGCGCGGTCGTGCTCTTCGTGGACGGACGTGAAGCCGGAACCGGCACGATCGAACAAACAACCCCGATGAAGTACTCACTCTCGGAGAACCAGGACATCGGCACGAACACCGGCACCGCAGTGACCGGCGAGTACACGAGTCCGTTCGACTTCGAAGGAGACCTCACACAGGTCATCGTCGAGCTCGGGGTCTAG
- a CDS encoding AAA family ATPase, translated as MDPITNPYAPGAGQRPPELAGRDEQISRFDVVLKRIVSGRPERSLMLTGLRGVGKTVLLNQLRSAAVRAKWGTGKLEARPDQGLRRPLSSALHQAVRELGHTHEDEVAHVLGVIKSFAQRDAKPGTKLREVWNPGIDAPAVKGRADSGDIEIDLVELFTDVGGLAADLGRGIAIFIDEMQDLGPDDVSAICAACHEMSQNGAPLIVVGAGLPHLPAVLSASKSYSERLFRYQRIDRLARDEADHALTAPASDEMAEYEQEALDALYFATGGYPYFIQAYGKAVWDQAPQSPIRADDVRVASPEAESELAVGFFGSRYERATPGEREYLRAMADVAADIAAKGDEQLDDIESVLTSDVANLLDKKPQSLSPARDALLKKGLIYSAERGRIAFTVPHFGRYLREQT; from the coding sequence GTGGACCCGATCACCAACCCCTATGCCCCCGGCGCCGGCCAGCGCCCGCCCGAGCTCGCCGGCCGCGACGAGCAGATCAGCCGATTCGACGTCGTGCTCAAGCGCATCGTCAGCGGGCGCCCCGAGCGCTCGCTGATGCTGACCGGCCTGCGGGGCGTCGGCAAGACGGTGCTGCTCAACCAGCTGCGCTCGGCAGCGGTGCGGGCGAAGTGGGGTACGGGCAAGCTCGAGGCGCGCCCCGACCAGGGGCTGCGCCGTCCGCTCTCCAGTGCGCTGCACCAGGCGGTCCGCGAGCTCGGGCACACCCACGAGGACGAGGTCGCGCACGTCCTGGGTGTGATCAAGTCCTTCGCCCAGCGCGACGCCAAGCCCGGCACGAAACTGCGCGAGGTCTGGAACCCCGGCATCGACGCCCCTGCGGTCAAGGGGCGCGCGGACTCCGGCGACATCGAGATCGACCTGGTCGAGCTCTTCACCGACGTCGGCGGACTGGCCGCGGACCTCGGGCGCGGCATCGCGATCTTCATCGACGAGATGCAGGACCTCGGCCCGGACGATGTCTCGGCGATCTGCGCGGCCTGTCACGAGATGAGCCAGAACGGCGCGCCCCTCATCGTCGTCGGCGCGGGCCTGCCGCACCTGCCGGCGGTGCTGTCGGCGAGCAAGTCCTACAGCGAGCGGCTCTTCCGCTACCAGCGCATCGACCGGCTGGCCCGCGACGAGGCCGACCATGCGCTCACCGCACCGGCGTCCGACGAGATGGCCGAGTATGAGCAGGAGGCGTTGGATGCCCTCTACTTCGCGACCGGCGGCTACCCGTACTTCATCCAGGCCTATGGCAAGGCCGTGTGGGACCAGGCGCCGCAGTCCCCGATCCGCGCCGATGACGTCCGGGTCGCCTCACCGGAGGCCGAGTCGGAGCTGGCGGTCGGCTTCTTCGGCTCGCGCTACGAACGCGCGACGCCGGGTGAGCGGGAGTACCTGCGCGCCATGGCGGACGTGGCCGCAGACATCGCAGCGAAGGGGGATGAGCAGCTCGACGACATCGAGTCCGTCCTCACCTCCGACGTCGCGAACCTGCTGGACAAGAAGCCGCAGTCCCTCTCCCCCGCACGTGATGCGTTGCTGAAGAAGGGGTTGATCTACTCCGCCGAGCGGGGCCGGATCGCCTTCACCGTCCCGCACTTCGGGCGGTACCTGCGCGAGCAGACCTGA
- a CDS encoding sulfurtransferase — protein MTLPFDDDARFADYAHPHRLVSTQWLERHLDSEGLVVVESDEDVLLYEVGHIPGAVKIDWHLDLNDPVTRDYIDGEAFARLMSAKGIARDTTIVVYGDKSNWWAAYALWVFTLFGHEDVRLLDGGRALWEAEGRDMTRAVPSPAPSDYPLVERDDSVERAYRPAVLDFLGGQLVDVRSEPEYTGERTHMPDYPQEGALRGGHIPGAVSVPWARAANDDGTFRSRAELEQIYLSEQRLDPSEPVVAYCRIGERSSHTWFALKHLLGFDDVRNYDGSWTEWGNVVRVPIVTGTQPGEVPQR, from the coding sequence ATGACCCTGCCCTTCGATGATGACGCACGCTTCGCCGACTATGCCCACCCGCACCGACTGGTGAGCACACAGTGGCTGGAACGCCACCTCGACAGTGAGGGTCTCGTGGTCGTGGAGTCCGATGAGGACGTGCTGCTCTACGAGGTGGGTCACATCCCGGGTGCGGTGAAGATCGACTGGCACCTCGACCTCAACGATCCGGTCACCCGCGACTACATCGATGGCGAGGCCTTTGCCCGGCTCATGAGCGCCAAGGGCATCGCGCGCGACACGACGATCGTCGTCTACGGCGACAAGTCGAACTGGTGGGCCGCATACGCACTGTGGGTGTTCACCCTCTTCGGCCACGAGGACGTGCGGCTGCTCGATGGTGGACGCGCGCTGTGGGAGGCCGAGGGGCGCGACATGACGCGAGCCGTGCCGAGTCCGGCGCCCAGCGACTACCCGCTCGTCGAGCGGGACGACTCGGTCGAGCGCGCCTACCGGCCAGCGGTGCTGGACTTCCTCGGCGGACAGCTCGTCGACGTGCGCTCGGAGCCGGAGTACACCGGCGAGCGCACCCACATGCCGGACTATCCCCAGGAGGGAGCGCTGCGCGGCGGGCACATCCCCGGTGCGGTGTCGGTGCCATGGGCGCGAGCTGCCAACGACGACGGCACGTTCCGCTCGCGCGCCGAGCTCGAGCAGATCTATCTCAGCGAGCAGCGCCTCGACCCGAGCGAGCCGGTTGTGGCGTACTGCCGCATCGGGGAGCGCTCGTCACACACCTGGTTCGCGCTGAAGCACCTGCTGGGCTTCGACGACGTGCGCAACTACGACGGCTCGTGGACGGAGTGGGGCAACGTCGTGCGCGTCCCCATCGTCACGGGCACTCAGCCCGGGGAGGTCCCGCAGCGATGA